From Staphylothermus hellenicus DSM 12710, a single genomic window includes:
- a CDS encoding cation diffusion facilitator family transporter — MKDKAAVNLVAIIILALIGGLVKIYGGIYYSSKSLFVDALTSFANIVALIFTVYFYKLSISPPDIDHPYGHHRLGIGGIIASIAAYSFVAGVSSIELIYSTKYTVQLQAVYYAIAGFIIYSITILLAIRIGSIFRTYGAFTVSELIESIIVILASLGGALYYYLIDYVGAIILTLYIFYEIMVSTREILSITSDKAPPYEILTSIRELFEKNQFTIQDMKIRTIHPGKYHGVFEVRSLDSKNYEEIWKRIENIKRTLLEKYGVESVIEVIPNTNRNKFYKN; from the coding sequence ATGAAAGATAAGGCAGCAGTTAATCTAGTAGCTATTATAATATTGGCGCTTATAGGTGGATTAGTTAAAATTTATGGCGGCATATATTATAGTTCTAAATCACTCTTTGTAGATGCATTAACGAGTTTTGCAAACATTGTCGCTTTAATATTTACTGTTTATTTTTATAAGCTAAGTATTTCTCCTCCCGATATTGATCACCCATATGGTCATCACAGGCTAGGCATTGGTGGAATTATTGCATCTATAGCTGCTTATAGCTTTGTTGCCGGGGTTTCCTCCATAGAACTAATTTATAGCACCAAATATACAGTGCAATTACAAGCAGTTTACTATGCAATTGCCGGGTTCATAATATACTCGATCACCATACTCTTGGCGATAAGGATTGGTAGTATATTTAGAACATACGGCGCTTTCACGGTTAGCGAACTAATTGAGAGCATAATAGTAATATTAGCTAGCCTTGGAGGTGCGTTGTACTATTACCTTATCGACTATGTAGGTGCTATTATATTAACCCTGTACATATTCTATGAAATAATGGTTTCGACACGAGAAATCTTATCAATTACATCTGATAAAGCACCCCCTTACGAAATCCTAACATCAATTAGAGAACTATTTGAAAAGAACCAGTTCACAATACAAGATATGAAGATCCGGACAATTCATCCCGGAAAATACCATGGCGTCTTCGAAGTTCGATCCTTAGATAGTAAAAACTATGAAGAAATATGGAAGAGAATAGAGAATATAAAGAGAACACTGCTAGAAAAATATGGGGTAGAATCAGTTATTGAGGTTATCCCAAATACTAATAGAAATAAGTTTTATAAAAACTAA
- a CDS encoding dihydroorotase has product MRIGIRDAKVWVGDGFTEAFILVEDGKITSISKKQVRDVDELLDAYGQPIIPGGIDIHAHVYDPEYTMNEDWESGSLAAAYGDITSIYDMPLRVYVDNKDIVEKKIDEAKKHSYINYGIHAGFMNASNKDKIPELADMGIKGYKIFTARPFKAEETSLGDIFELVRDVNGVVIAHAEDDGLIEYGYKRYKERDDIVAYHMHRSSYCEAAAIMRLGYYALETEAPLHIAHVSSSEGIEAIEFLRRKGARITAETCPHFLYFTREDSKKYGAYLKLAPTLKTGHDREALWKALAEGKIEAYVSDNAPAPRELKETNVWNAWGGIPNLEIMGPFLFTYGVLKRIISFDKFVDVFSRNPAKIMGIYPEKGELAVGSDADLVVLETRRAKVISASDHHHKVDWTPWEGMELFGAPIHVIVNGEIIIEEGQLVGKPGKGKYLSKKTRKIGWFL; this is encoded by the coding sequence TTGAGAATTGGTATTAGGGATGCAAAAGTTTGGGTTGGTGATGGTTTTACAGAAGCATTCATTCTTGTAGAGGATGGGAAGATTACTAGTATTTCTAAGAAGCAGGTAAGGGATGTTGATGAACTTCTTGATGCTTATGGTCAGCCAATTATTCCTGGCGGTATAGATATACATGCGCATGTATATGATCCTGAATACACTATGAATGAAGACTGGGAGTCCGGCAGTCTTGCAGCTGCTTATGGGGACATAACAAGTATTTATGATATGCCTCTACGAGTTTATGTTGATAATAAGGATATTGTTGAGAAGAAAATAGATGAAGCAAAGAAGCATTCATATATTAATTATGGAATACATGCTGGCTTCATGAATGCAAGCAATAAAGATAAGATCCCGGAGCTAGCGGATATGGGGATTAAGGGGTATAAAATATTTACTGCTAGACCATTTAAAGCAGAAGAAACGTCTCTTGGAGACATATTCGAGCTTGTCAGGGATGTTAATGGTGTTGTAATAGCTCATGCAGAAGATGATGGCTTAATAGAGTATGGATATAAAAGATATAAAGAACGCGACGATATTGTGGCGTATCATATGCATAGGTCAAGTTATTGCGAAGCAGCAGCTATTATGAGGCTGGGATACTATGCATTAGAGACAGAAGCTCCTCTACACATAGCACATGTAAGTAGTTCTGAGGGAATAGAGGCAATCGAGTTCCTGAGAAGAAAAGGTGCTAGAATTACAGCTGAGACTTGTCCTCACTTCTTATATTTTACACGTGAAGACTCTAAAAAATATGGTGCATACCTAAAACTTGCCCCCACTCTAAAAACCGGGCATGATAGAGAAGCATTATGGAAAGCATTGGCTGAGGGAAAAATTGAGGCTTATGTAAGTGATAATGCTCCAGCTCCTCGAGAGCTTAAGGAAACAAATGTGTGGAATGCATGGGGAGGAATACCTAACTTAGAGATCATGGGCCCATTCTTATTTACCTACGGTGTATTAAAGAGGATTATAAGCTTTGACAAATTCGTAGATGTATTCTCTCGTAATCCTGCAAAAATTATGGGTATTTATCCGGAGAAAGGAGAGCTTGCAGTGGGAAGCGATGCTGATCTAGTAGTTTTAGAGACTCGCCGCGCAAAGGTGATTTCAGCCAGTGATCACCACCATAAAGTGGATTGGACACCATGGGAGGGTATGGAATTGTTTGGTGCACCAATACATGTAATTGTTAATGGTGAAATCATCATAGAGGAGGGACAATTAGTAGGTAAGCCTGGTAAAGGAAAATATTTATCTAAAAAAACTAGGAAGATAGGCTGGTTCCTATAA
- a CDS encoding YjbQ family protein — MRIIIEKNRIGSAGWSATDLTDYVNSLITKYSIENGMVTIYTPSKHSYIVLTEYEPNLLSDLESFLEKILGKRIIVDGLLGKSVVLPIINHELDIGVFKRIVFLDTSRISGNKEVVVIFEGETGQPSN, encoded by the coding sequence ATGAGAATTATCATAGAGAAAAATAGGATTGGATCAGCAGGCTGGTCAGCAACTGATTTAACAGATTATGTGAATTCCCTTATCACCAAATATAGTATAGAAAATGGAATGGTAACAATTTATACTCCCAGCAAACACTCCTATATTGTTTTAACCGAGTATGAACCTAATCTATTAAGTGATCTAGAATCTTTCTTGGAAAAAATCCTAGGGAAAAGAATCATAGTGGATGGACTACTGGGTAAAAGCGTAGTATTACCAATTATAAACCACGAACTAGACATTGGTGTATTTAAGAGAATAGTATTCCTCGACACTAGCCGGATAAGCGGAAATAAAGAAGTGGTGGTTATATTTGAAGGTGAAACTGGTCAACCTAGTAATTAG
- a CDS encoding YjbQ family protein — MKLVNLVIRTFGPMKYFPLRRIIEEEIEDTDTNRGVATIHAKGATPGIIVISKDDLDYFDQIIKNIIPITGWKHGNAYAHLRSTIMSTTQTIYYENKKLYMPDNYEVYFVETRPVHNHRRTIHLIIHGI; from the coding sequence GTGAAACTGGTCAACCTAGTAATTAGAACATTTGGGCCAATGAAATATTTTCCCCTAAGAAGAATCATAGAGGAAGAAATAGAAGATACAGATACGAATAGAGGGGTTGCAACAATACATGCTAAAGGAGCAACTCCCGGAATTATAGTGATAAGCAAAGATGACCTAGATTATTTTGATCAAATAATCAAAAACATAATACCTATCACAGGATGGAAACATGGAAACGCTTATGCCCATCTAAGATCAACAATTATGTCAACTACCCAAACAATATACTATGAAAACAAAAAACTATACATGCCAGATAACTATGAAGTATACTTTGTCGAGACAAGACCTGTACATAATCATAGAAGAACAATACATCTTATCATACATGGTATTTAG
- a CDS encoding DUF4064 domain-containing protein, whose translation MSEKPKAAFILGLIAGILGLLFGIVVLVASSILATIFIGFGGPLILIIGVWWFIAAILIIIGSLWINSGIPSKVRRGGILVLVFSILSLPNWLTCILGLIGGILALVWKPSMQPTQPSQQPPEGEQAV comes from the coding sequence ATGTCTGAAAAACCTAAAGCGGCTTTCATTTTAGGACTAATAGCTGGGATTCTCGGGTTATTATTTGGTATTGTAGTATTGGTTGCTTCATCTATTCTGGCAACGATCTTTATAGGGTTCGGTGGTCCATTAATATTAATCATTGGCGTATGGTGGTTTATAGCAGCCATACTTATAATAATAGGTTCGCTATGGATAAATAGCGGCATTCCCAGCAAGGTTCGTAGAGGAGGAATACTTGTATTAGTGTTTAGTATTCTTAGCTTACCAAATTGGTTAACATGTATTCTGGGATTAATAGGCGGAATATTAGCATTAGTATGGAAACCATCAATGCAGCCAACTCAACCTTCTCAGCAGCCACCTGAAGGAGAACAAGCCGTATAA
- a CDS encoding sugar phosphate nucleotidyltransferase, with the protein MVLEAIVLAGGLGSRLRPLTLVKPKPMIPLAGKPLIEHIIYWLKNHGFTRFIVVGKYLGEVIRDYFSNRRDVIVRIVDSKDTADAVRLVRDDILSDDILISMGDVICNADFYSFYKYHVENNGIATISLKEVDNPLQYGVVFIDEHGRIRHFVEKPASIELYVLNIAFLKSYKSFRSNLVNTGFYMINKYVLEIISKYPSLMDWGKHVFPYLVEQGYKVYGWIMNNNVYWEDLGRINNYVKTLRDLLSGKIPGYKPAGREVEDKVYIDEGADVRGKIIPPVYIGRNVFVDEKSIIGPYVSIEENSVIKGESNISYTIIWENTGIMHSKIHDSVIMNSVHIVDSKISSSIIGSYNFVRRNILVEKEIFEPKIQV; encoded by the coding sequence ATGGTGTTAGAAGCCATTGTTTTAGCTGGGGGACTCGGTTCTAGACTTAGGCCTTTGACTCTTGTTAAGCCTAAACCAATGATTCCTTTGGCTGGTAAGCCTTTGATTGAACATATTATTTATTGGTTGAAAAATCATGGTTTTACCAGGTTTATCGTTGTAGGTAAGTATTTAGGGGAGGTTATAAGGGATTATTTCAGTAATAGAAGAGATGTTATTGTGAGAATTGTTGATAGTAAGGATACAGCTGATGCTGTTAGGCTTGTTAGAGACGATATTTTATCTGATGATATCCTGATATCTATGGGCGATGTAATATGTAATGCTGATTTTTATTCTTTTTATAAATACCATGTTGAAAATAATGGTATAGCAACTATTTCTCTTAAAGAAGTAGATAATCCGCTCCAATACGGTGTTGTATTTATTGATGAACACGGCAGAATTAGGCATTTTGTTGAAAAGCCCGCGTCTATAGAACTATATGTTCTAAACATAGCTTTTCTTAAGAGTTACAAGAGCTTTAGAAGTAATTTGGTAAATACAGGGTTTTACATGATCAATAAGTATGTTCTCGAAATAATTTCGAAATATCCATCATTAATGGATTGGGGCAAACACGTATTTCCATATCTCGTTGAGCAAGGATATAAAGTTTATGGATGGATAATGAACAATAATGTTTACTGGGAGGATCTGGGTAGGATCAACAACTATGTTAAAACACTACGGGATCTATTAAGCGGTAAAATCCCCGGCTATAAACCAGCAGGAAGAGAAGTCGAAGATAAAGTCTATATTGATGAGGGGGCAGATGTTAGAGGAAAAATAATTCCGCCAGTATATATAGGTAGAAACGTATTCGTAGATGAGAAATCAATAATAGGCCCATATGTCTCTATAGAGGAAAACTCTGTTATCAAAGGTGAATCAAATATATCGTATACTATTATATGGGAGAACACAGGAATAATGCATAGCAAAATTCATGACTCAGTCATAATGAATTCTGTTCACATAGTTGACTCAAAAATTTCCTCAAGCATAATTGGCTCATATAATTTTGTCCGGAGAAATATCTTGGTTGAAAAAGAAATATTTGAGCCAAAAATTCAGGTGTGA
- a CDS encoding phosphoglucomutase — protein sequence MYKSINNRLVGEPNKDLLPEDASKLGAIIGSWYGGGSLVVSGRDYNPSSRMLKRAFISGLMSVGVDVMDFHESVSGEIGFSIKRFGARGGFIIFSHPWLSNNVLFRIMANPGVEIIGAKLKEIIDKTIINRTEPSNTGWVTYAEYIHRLYISALTAQVKSDRIADRKFRVVIDTCHGPADKILPELLSSLNIDFVLVNAAKPPQIGSRTYPLISDLYKIYGIVQSINADLGVVFNTDASSMIIIDNEGNILLPEETLLVLLKRLPSKSTILVSDEVFGFIDDILSSVDINVYRASSEEELIKKTVDERPPLSMGYAGDYINPLFSLSYDAIMAFLKLLEALTYYDKPLSKIVMEKTYPRYYVMETSSPIIDVSKKICSLDNAYCLPIITGYRIRYMDTRMILTINPSNNMSKILIDPTAGNIAELLKSIHKVLKELEQS from the coding sequence ATGTATAAGTCCATAAACAATAGGCTGGTTGGAGAACCAAACAAGGATTTATTGCCCGAAGATGCCTCAAAGCTTGGAGCAATTATTGGTTCATGGTATGGTGGAGGATCTCTAGTTGTCAGTGGCAGAGACTATAATCCATCTTCTAGAATGTTAAAGAGAGCATTTATATCTGGCTTGATGAGTGTAGGAGTAGATGTGATGGATTTCCATGAATCTGTAAGTGGCGAAATAGGTTTTTCTATAAAAAGATTTGGTGCTCGTGGAGGATTCATAATATTTTCTCATCCATGGCTAAGCAATAACGTATTATTCAGAATAATGGCTAATCCGGGAGTTGAAATAATTGGTGCTAAGTTAAAGGAGATAATTGATAAGACAATTATTAATAGAACAGAGCCTTCAAATACTGGATGGGTTACATATGCTGAATATATACATAGACTATATATTTCCGCGCTTACTGCTCAGGTGAAATCCGATAGAATAGCTGATCGAAAATTTAGAGTTGTTATTGATACATGTCATGGTCCAGCAGATAAGATATTGCCGGAGCTTCTATCAAGTTTAAATATTGATTTTGTATTGGTAAATGCGGCAAAACCTCCCCAGATTGGTTCAAGAACTTATCCATTGATAAGTGATCTATACAAGATATATGGGATCGTGCAATCTATTAATGCGGATTTAGGAGTGGTTTTCAATACAGATGCTTCATCAATGATAATAATTGATAATGAAGGAAACATATTATTACCTGAAGAAACCCTTCTCGTATTATTAAAGCGTCTCCCCTCTAAATCCACTATTCTAGTATCCGATGAAGTATTTGGCTTTATAGATGATATCTTAAGTAGTGTAGATATTAATGTATATAGGGCATCCAGCGAGGAAGAATTGATCAAGAAAACCGTTGATGAAAGACCACCATTATCAATGGGTTATGCCGGCGACTACATAAACCCGCTGTTCAGCCTTAGTTATGATGCTATAATGGCTTTTCTAAAATTATTAGAAGCACTAACCTATTATGATAAACCATTATCGAAAATAGTTATGGAGAAAACTTATCCTAGATACTATGTTATGGAGACTTCGTCACCAATAATAGATGTGAGCAAGAAAATATGTAGCTTAGACAATGCTTATTGTTTACCGATCATAACAGGTTATAGGATAAGATATATGGATACAAGAATGATATTAACAATTAATCCTTCAAATAATATGTCTAAAATACTAATCGACCCTACTGCGGGAAATATTGCTGAACTATTGAAAAGCATACATAAGGTTTTGAAAGAGCTGGAACAATCTTAA